A stretch of Lysinibacillus agricola DNA encodes these proteins:
- a CDS encoding MBL fold metallo-hydrolase has protein sequence MEISKGVEMLHLEFHGNIFHPTLLWDQEMAVLIDTGFPGQLEDLRVAMEKAGVSFDKLKVIILTHQDIDHIGSLPDILQECGSNIKVYAHDLDKPYIQGDLTLLKDGHLENPPKGKVDDTLKDGQELPYCGGIRIIHTPGHTPGHISLYLKQSKTLIAGDSMYSVNGIIEGIHVPTVLDIKEAQLSLKKYLDLDIESVICYHGGLSKENINEQLQEVISY, from the coding sequence ATGGAAATTTCTAAAGGAGTAGAAATGCTCCATCTTGAATTTCATGGGAATATTTTTCATCCAACTCTTTTATGGGATCAAGAAATGGCTGTTTTAATAGACACTGGGTTCCCTGGACAACTTGAAGATTTACGTGTGGCAATGGAAAAGGCAGGAGTGTCGTTCGACAAACTAAAAGTTATCATTTTGACACATCAGGATATAGATCATATAGGTAGTCTTCCTGACATATTACAAGAATGTGGAAGTAATATTAAAGTATATGCTCACGATTTGGATAAGCCTTATATTCAAGGGGATTTAACTCTTTTGAAAGATGGGCACTTAGAGAACCCTCCAAAGGGCAAAGTGGATGATACCTTGAAAGATGGTCAAGAATTGCCGTATTGCGGTGGAATTCGTATTATCCATACGCCAGGGCATACTCCTGGCCATATCAGCTTATATTTGAAACAAAGTAAAACGCTGATTGCTGGGGATTCGATGTACAGTGTCAACGGCATAATTGAGGGAATTCATGTCCCGACAGTACTGGATATAAAAGAAGCTCAGCTTTCTTTGAAGAAATACTTAGACCTCGACATTGAATCTGTGATTTGTTACCACGGAGGATTAAGTAAGGAAAATATTAATGAGCAGCTTCAAGAAGTAATTTCATATTAA